The following coding sequences are from one Loxodonta africana isolate mLoxAfr1 chromosome 18, mLoxAfr1.hap2, whole genome shotgun sequence window:
- the MRPL38 gene encoding large ribosomal subunit protein mL38, protein MAAPWWRAALYGSRRWRAFSTSAACSRRTAPLGPMPNEDIDVSNLERLEKYRSFERYRRRAEQEARAPHWWRTYWEHFGEKSDPKDKIDIGLPPPKICQTQRLLERKQVLRELRENMEEEQAARLRTARIPLEEVWAEWERTCGPYHKQRLAEYYGLYRDLFHGATFVPRIPLHVAYAVGEEDLMPVYHGNEVTPTEATQAPEVTYEADEGSLWTLLLTNLDGHLLEPDAEYVHWLVTNIPGNRVAEGQETCPYLPPFPARGSGFHRFAFLLFKQDKPIDFSEDTRPSPCYQLAQRTFHTFDFYKKHQEAMTPAGLAFFQCRWDDSVTHVFHQLLDMREPVFEFVRPPPYHPRQKRFPHRQPLRYLDRYRDSHEPTYGIY, encoded by the exons ATGGCGGCGCCCTGGTGGCGAGCCGCGCTGTACGGAAGTCGGAGATGGCGGGCTTTCAGCACCTCCG CCGCCTGCAGCCGCCGGACCGCCCCGCTGGGGCCGATGCCCAACGAGGACATCGATGTGAGCAACCTGGAGCGGCTGGAGAAGTACCGGAGCTTCGAGCGCTACCGGCGCCGCGCGGAGCAGGAGGCGCGGGCCCCGCACTGGTGGCGGACCTACTGGGAGCATTTCGGGGAGAAGTCAG ACCCCAAAGACAAGATTGACATCGGGCTGCCTCCACCCAAGATCTGCCAGACCCAACGGCTGCTGGAGCGGAAACAGGTCCTCCGGGAGCTGCGGGAGAACATGGAGGAGGAGCAGGCTGCCCGCCTCCGCACAG CACGGATCCCACTGGAGGAGGTGTGGGCCGAGTGGGAGAGGACCTGCGGCCCCTACCACAAGCAGAGGCTAGCCGAGTACTACGGCCTCTACCGAGATCTGTTCCACGGTGCCACTTTCGTGCCCCGCATCCCCCTGCACGTGGCCTACGCCGTGGGTGAGGAGGACCTGATGCCCGTATACCACGGCAATGAGGTCACTCCAACTGAG GCCACCCAGGCCCCAGAAGTGACCTATGAAGCAGACGAGGGCTCCCTGTGGACACTGCTGCTCACCAACTTGG ATGGACACCTACTGGAGCCAGACGCCGAGTACGTCCACTGGCTGGT AACCAACATCCCGGGCAACCGTGTGGCCGAAGGGCAGGAGACATGTCCCTACCTGCCCCCCTTCCCTGCCCGAGGCTCTGGATTCCACCGCTTTGCCTTCCTGCTCTTCAAGCAGGACAAGCCAATCGACTTCTCCGAGGACACCCGCCCCTCACCCTG CTACCAGCTTGCCCAGCGGACCTTCCACACTTTTGATTTCTATAAGAAACACCAGGAAGCCATGACTCCAGCTGGGCTAGCCTTCTTCCAGTGCCGCTGGGATGACTCAGTCACCCATGTCTTCCACCAGCTTCTTG ACATGCGGGAGCCCGTGTTTGAGTTTGTGCGGCCACCCCCTTACCACCCCAGGCAGAAGCGGTTCCCCCACCGGCAGCCCCTGCGCTACCTGGACCGGTATAGGGACAGTCACGAACCCACCTACGGCATCTACTGA
- the TRIM65 gene encoding E3 ubiquitin-protein ligase TRIM65 isoform X1, with protein sequence MAAQQLEEKLTCAICLGLYRDPATLPCGHNFCRACIRDGWARCGRECPECREPLPDGAALRRNVALSGVVELVRAAERGPEPGPQPAAEPGPAARCPRHGRPLELFCRTEGRCVCSACTVLECRLHERALLDAERREREAQLRARLEVTAQQAAQARAQLQELQQQRSQIQSSACTLASRVSSKFSCFLQALEMQRALALRGIETAKAQALAKARDGEQRLRGHLEALVHHDCKVQDLLGQLDDRIFLQESQLLVPPEPLGPLTPLQWDEDQQLGGLKETLRQLSGLLLEEGGHSGLPAEAADLGPMEASGPLAPVPSPACPLRRELWQNYRNLTFDPDSANRHLHLSRQNQQVKHCRLPRGQANPGSFELWQVQCAQSFESGRHYWEVRASNHSVTLGVAYPELERHKSGTHTDNIGRGPCSWGLCVQEDSTQAWHNGEAQRLPAVFGRLLGVDLDLASGCLTFYSLEPQAQALHTFHAVFTQPLYPVFWLLEGRSLTLCHRARAKLLPGSQEEASGLS encoded by the exons atggCCGCGCAGCAGCTCGAGGAGAAGCTGACCTGCGCCATCTGCCTGGGGCTCTACCGCGACCCGGCGACGCTGCCCTGCGGCCACAACTTCTGCCGGGCCTGCATCAGGGACGGGTGGGCGCGCTGCGGGCGGGAATGCCCCGAGTGCCGCGAGCCCTTGCCCGACGGCGCCGCGCTGCGCCGCAACGTGGCTCTCAGCGGCGTGGTGGAGCTGGTGCGCGCCGCCGAGCGGGGACCCGAGCCCGGCCCCCAGCCCGCCGCCGAGCCCGGACCCGCCGCGCGCTGCCCCCGCCACGGCCGGCCGCTCGAGCTCTTCTGCCGCACCGAGGGCCGCTGCGTGTGCAGCGCCTGCACCGTGCTCGAGTGTCGCCTCCACGAGCGGGCGCTGCTGGACGCCGAGCGCCGCGAGCGCGAG GCCCAGCTGAGAGCCAGGCTGGAGGTGACCGCACAGCAGGCCGCCCAGGCCAGGGCCCAGCTACAGGAGCTACAGCAGCAAAGAAGCCAGATCCAG AGCTCGGCCTGCACCCTGGCCTCCAGGGTCTCCAGCAAGTTCAGCTGCTTCCTGCAGGCCCTGGAGATGCAGCGGGCCTTGGCTCTGAGGGGCATTGAGACAGCCAAGGCCCAGGCACTGGCGAAAGCCCGGGACGGGGAGCAGCGGCTACGGGGCCACCTGGAGGCCCTGGTACACCATGACTGCAAGGTTCAGGACCTCCTGGGGCAGCTGGACGACAGGATCTTCCTCCAG GAGTCACAGCTCCTGGTGCCCCCAGAGCCTCTTGGGCCGCTGACCCCTCTGCAGTGGGATGAAGATCAGCAGCTGGGGGGCCTGAAGGAGACACTGCGCCAGCTGAGTGGCCTCCTGCTGGAAGAGGGGGGCCACTCAGGGCTGCCTGCTGAGGCTGCTGACTTGGGCCCCATGG AGGCCTCAGGTCCCCTGGCACCAGTCCCAAGCCCGGCATGTCCACTGAGGAGAGAACTCTGGCAGA ATTACCGCAACCTGACCTTTGACCCAGATAGTGCCAACCGCCACCTCCACCTGTCCCGCCAGAACCAGCAGGTGAAGCACTGCCGCCTGCCACGGGGCCAGGCCAACCCAGGCAGCTTCGAGCTGTGGCAGGTGCAGTGTGCCCAGAGCTTCGAGTCTGGGCGGCACTACTGGGAGGTGCGTGCCTCCAACCACTCCGTGACGCTGGGCGTCGCCTACCCAGAACTGGAGCGGCACAAGTCGGGGACCCACACGGACAACATCGGCCGTGGGCCGTGTTCCTGGGGACTCTGCGTTCAAGAGGATAGCACCCAGGCCTGGCACAACGGGGAGGCCCAGCGCTTGCCAGCAGTGTTCGGGCGGCTCTTGGGTGTGGATTTGGACCTGGCCTCAGGCTGCCTCACATTCTACAGCCTGGAGCCCCAGGCCCAGGCCCTGCACACCTTCCATGCCGTCTTCACCCAGCCCCTCTACCCCGTCTTCTGGCTTCTCGAGGGTAGGTCCCTTACCCTGTGCCATCGGGCTAGGGCCAAGCTTCTTCCAGGCTCCCAGGAAGAGGCCTCAGGGCTCAGCTGA
- the TRIM65 gene encoding E3 ubiquitin-protein ligase TRIM65 isoform X2: MAAQQLEEKLTCAICLGLYRDPATLPCGHNFCRACIRDGWARCGRECPECREPLPDGAALRRNVALSGVVELVRAAERGPEPGPQPAAEPGPAARCPRHGRPLELFCRTEGRCVCSACTVLECRLHERALLDAERREREAQLRARLEVTAQQAAQARAQLQELQQQRSQIQSSACTLASRVSSKFSCFLQALEMQRALALRGIETAKAQALAKARDGEQRLRGHLEALVHHDCKVQDLLGQLDDRIFLQESQLLVPPEPLGPLTPLQWDEDQQLGGLKETLRQLSGLLLEEGGHSGLPAEAADLGPMDYRNLTFDPDSANRHLHLSRQNQQVKHCRLPRGQANPGSFELWQVQCAQSFESGRHYWEVRASNHSVTLGVAYPELERHKSGTHTDNIGRGPCSWGLCVQEDSTQAWHNGEAQRLPAVFGRLLGVDLDLASGCLTFYSLEPQAQALHTFHAVFTQPLYPVFWLLEGRSLTLCHRARAKLLPGSQEEASGLS; this comes from the exons atggCCGCGCAGCAGCTCGAGGAGAAGCTGACCTGCGCCATCTGCCTGGGGCTCTACCGCGACCCGGCGACGCTGCCCTGCGGCCACAACTTCTGCCGGGCCTGCATCAGGGACGGGTGGGCGCGCTGCGGGCGGGAATGCCCCGAGTGCCGCGAGCCCTTGCCCGACGGCGCCGCGCTGCGCCGCAACGTGGCTCTCAGCGGCGTGGTGGAGCTGGTGCGCGCCGCCGAGCGGGGACCCGAGCCCGGCCCCCAGCCCGCCGCCGAGCCCGGACCCGCCGCGCGCTGCCCCCGCCACGGCCGGCCGCTCGAGCTCTTCTGCCGCACCGAGGGCCGCTGCGTGTGCAGCGCCTGCACCGTGCTCGAGTGTCGCCTCCACGAGCGGGCGCTGCTGGACGCCGAGCGCCGCGAGCGCGAG GCCCAGCTGAGAGCCAGGCTGGAGGTGACCGCACAGCAGGCCGCCCAGGCCAGGGCCCAGCTACAGGAGCTACAGCAGCAAAGAAGCCAGATCCAG AGCTCGGCCTGCACCCTGGCCTCCAGGGTCTCCAGCAAGTTCAGCTGCTTCCTGCAGGCCCTGGAGATGCAGCGGGCCTTGGCTCTGAGGGGCATTGAGACAGCCAAGGCCCAGGCACTGGCGAAAGCCCGGGACGGGGAGCAGCGGCTACGGGGCCACCTGGAGGCCCTGGTACACCATGACTGCAAGGTTCAGGACCTCCTGGGGCAGCTGGACGACAGGATCTTCCTCCAG GAGTCACAGCTCCTGGTGCCCCCAGAGCCTCTTGGGCCGCTGACCCCTCTGCAGTGGGATGAAGATCAGCAGCTGGGGGGCCTGAAGGAGACACTGCGCCAGCTGAGTGGCCTCCTGCTGGAAGAGGGGGGCCACTCAGGGCTGCCTGCTGAGGCTGCTGACTTGGGCCCCATGG ATTACCGCAACCTGACCTTTGACCCAGATAGTGCCAACCGCCACCTCCACCTGTCCCGCCAGAACCAGCAGGTGAAGCACTGCCGCCTGCCACGGGGCCAGGCCAACCCAGGCAGCTTCGAGCTGTGGCAGGTGCAGTGTGCCCAGAGCTTCGAGTCTGGGCGGCACTACTGGGAGGTGCGTGCCTCCAACCACTCCGTGACGCTGGGCGTCGCCTACCCAGAACTGGAGCGGCACAAGTCGGGGACCCACACGGACAACATCGGCCGTGGGCCGTGTTCCTGGGGACTCTGCGTTCAAGAGGATAGCACCCAGGCCTGGCACAACGGGGAGGCCCAGCGCTTGCCAGCAGTGTTCGGGCGGCTCTTGGGTGTGGATTTGGACCTGGCCTCAGGCTGCCTCACATTCTACAGCCTGGAGCCCCAGGCCCAGGCCCTGCACACCTTCCATGCCGTCTTCACCCAGCCCCTCTACCCCGTCTTCTGGCTTCTCGAGGGTAGGTCCCTTACCCTGTGCCATCGGGCTAGGGCCAAGCTTCTTCCAGGCTCCCAGGAAGAGGCCTCAGGGCTCAGCTGA